From the genome of Aspergillus oryzae RIB40 DNA, chromosome 4:
ACGAGAGCCGTAATACAATTCCGCGATGTGCATAAGGACAAGATATAAAAGAATGACCGTGTGTGTACTCGGGCTGAAGAGTTAAGGACAGGCAGTTACTCCTGAGCGAGACCCCAGAAGTGGAAAATACTTTAGCAGATACAGGTAAGTTCAGGAACAAGTCAACTTATTGAAAGGGTCCAAGAGGGGCGTCGGGTTATCATTAAAATCAAGCAGGAACGAGGCCGCCACATTCGTATCACCACAGGAGATCTCATTGGCTGAGTTCCAAAAGATCTTGTGGATCCATTCAGTTCTCTCCCCCCAAGCGAAGATATCTCGCATGAATTCGGTGGTGTGGTTCCAGGGAACGGGATTCGGACATGCTCCTGTATATTGGCCCGGTGCAATCTCGGTAATCCACAAAGGCTTGTCGTTCCACTTCTGGTGGAAAGCGTTGATTCGGGTTATGGCTTCGTCGACAGTTTTGTTATAGATATGGACGTTGTATGCTGAGAATGCGTCTTGGCAACTGCAGTTTCCAAAAAACTCGGGAAGCCAGGTGAGCTTTTCGAAGGCCGGCACGGGTGCAATAAACTTTGTATGGTTTCCGCGTCTGCGCAACAATGGCTTGATCAGGTTGGCGGCTTCTTCAGGCTGCAAGATGACTTTTCTCGGGTGAGAGCCATATAGGTTGTCGGGCTCGTTGAAAGTGAGCATGAAATCTGGCGGATTTGGGCCGTTTACCGCATCAATAGCGTCATCAACAGCTGTCTTGTTGTTACCTAGCATCGGGATTTGCTTTTCATCGAATCCAAAATTGAACGTGAGCCAATTGGAAGCGGAGTGGATCTTCTCCCATCGCTGTTTTGTATATCCACCATGGCCGATGTTGAAGACAACGTTCACAAGCCCATCTGAGCACTTCGCCGCTGCCCCTTGAATGGTCGATATTCCGAGGATCGCCATGGGCATCACGAGCGACATTGGAGAAGTCAAACGCATCTTGAATGGCGCTTTGTTCTTGGTGATCGATAGTCAATGAGTGATTTCAAGTTGTCAAGAAAGAGTTGCTCGATGGACAAGACATAATTTATAGATGAATCAATCAAAGCTCCGGCCACTTCAGGCCAGTGGAGTGAATCGCCACCCTGGACatattatctcttcttccagagCCCGCTCTAGCTGAGATGAGTACGATTTTCCATCACCGAGCCGATGCAGGACAGCAGATTTCCCATCACCGAGCCGATTGCAGGACAGCATTTGCTTCACCCGGGGGGCCTAAGACCCACCCTAGCCAAAGCCACTGCAAGGCAGCGATGCTCAGAGCTATAAGCACTAGCCTGTCTCTATATTCATTGAGTGATAAATCAAGCTTACGGCGCGGGCATGAGGGGCGGCATGAATATTCGAGCCAGCCAATGATATGATATCGCAGAGCTGCCGATCAGGCGTTCATCGCCTGCAGTTCTTCTCCCTATCCCCTCGCGACTTTCTGTGCTTCTTTGTGGTTACTGCAAGCATTCTGCTATGACCAGGGACTCCCTGCGGGAGTGTATCTTTATCCTGGCTTGATAGAAGCACGTCCTTGGCCCCAAAGAAGCAAATGGAAGATCAAGCAAATCGAATTTTATCCTTACGGCCCCCATGTCTCTCAAGTAGTATGATCTGAACATGACGATCACCTGCAGAGTGCCTGATTGTATTACTTGGGCAGGCACAGCCATCCCGTTCAAGTCCGGGTCGGTTATAAAGCTTGGCATAGCGTAGTATTCAACATACTGACAGCGCCAGTCAGGCTCAGGCCAATGAAGGTTTTCCTCAGCCCGCTTGAGGACTAAAATAGTTTGTTCGTTTGATAAGCTTGCGGCCGCTAGCACCTCCTAAGTGGGCGGCGACAAAGGATCTGCGGTAAACATGAGGCTTAATTGGCTCGTTATCCTCCTTCGAGGAGGCTTAGGCCTACAGAGGATCGACGAAGAGTTCAATTGATCCCGGTTTTCCGTCCATTGATTTTGCTGAGAAACGGACATGGATTGGTCGCAATTGCTAGCGAGGGCACATAAGACAGTTCAGATCTGTTGTGGTCTCGATTGGGGGACCTGTATAATCTACTTCATGATCCCTTACTACCTAATGATAGCTATGTTTAGCTATACATGAGTGGATCACTCGCGTGTGAATTACGTTATATCTACGCATAGGGCAGATATTTGAATAGGGATATTATCTTTTTGCTTACTTTGCCCGTGTAAAAACAGAGAATTAACTTTCCCTACTAGCATGGCGACAAGCTGAGCTACAAGTCAAGACCTTTGTACACCAACGACTCCATGTCGCTCCAGAGCCCCAGCACTTGAGCATCTGCAAATGGAAGTATCTGCGTACAGACCATGCCCGCAATCCCCTTGGGTCTGtcacaccaccaccaaagatTAGGAAGTCCCGCCCAATGGCCAGTCTGTGCTGAACGGCCAGTGCTCCCCCCAGTAAGCATACAAGTGAGCCCCCAGCCTGGAGGGGTTGCGGATGGATACAAATGAGCGATACGGTTCGTGAGATCCGCTTTGGCGGGTGGAATTTCCTGTGCCGCGAAGTTGGGGAACTGGGGAATCTGATTTTCGAACATGAGGTCTACCGTCGCCTTGCGTAGGATCTGCTTGTTGGTAGTGGGAGATATACCATCGTTCAAAAGGGTCGCCAGGATTTGACAATACTCTTGAGGCTTCGCAAAACAGCCTGCCCCGCCGCTGTTGAAGCAACAGGCTATATCCCGAGCATCCTCCACGATCAATGGTCGTCGAAGGAGGTGATCGCGTGGTGATAACTGTCCATCCGGCGCCCGTGAGTTCATATGAGCCAGTCTGGACTTCATGGACGCATTTGGAAACATGGAAATATTATGCAAATCCAGAGGCTCAAAGATATTCTGGTGGAAATAGTCATTCAAGGACAGACCGGTTACGCGCTCCACGAGAAGGCCGGCCCAATCAATATTGACCTAGACGCGCTTGTTAACTCTGCCTCGAATCTGGACGGCTTGTTACCTTACCCCATATTCCCACCTCTCTCCTGGCTGGTTCACCAGCGGTTGTAGCATATCATAAGAACTTCCCGAAAACTCATCGTACCCTACTGGCTTGCTATAGTCTCGTAACTTTTCGTTGAAAAAGGAGTACCCGAAGCCAGCTGTACAGTATTGTATGGTTAGCGTATGTCCCTGAGACAAATGCCCATTCCCAGTCTTGGAGTCGTACCGGTATGAGCGAGAAGCATTCGCAATGTAATCCCCTGTCTCTTATCGACCAAACTTCCATCGTCTTGCAATACCTGGACCCGCTTCAGCTCGGGGCAAATGGTTTCGACTTGAGCAGAATCGTCCAATGAGAGAAGGCCCTGTTCCACAAGCTGCATGCAAGCAATGCCCGTAATGAATTTGGTGCATGAGGCAATCCAGAAAATATTATCGAGAGTCATCGGCTCAGACGAACCATATCCCCGTTTGCCACTGGCATGGGCGAAATATTCCAGACCATCCTTGCCCACCATGACCACCACGGCCCCAGGGATACCCTTCTCTTGGTCCGCACAGGCTTCATCCACCCGAGCTTGGAGAGAGCCGGTCACGTTGGGGGTCAGTTGACTCATTTGCGTGGTTGGGTTGGAAATATGAAGCTCCTCGTATGAACAAGCACTGGCAGGTGAATCCATCTGGGGAAGTGAGATTTACCTCAATATATCCTTCATGGCCTAGTGCTCCGAGTTAGTACTTTTTTATTGGATAGTCCGGTGGACTCCGCACGTCCACGGTACAGACAAAGACAGATTGAGTTAAATTGAGGGGATGCAATATGCAGCTTCGGATCCGCATGCAACACTCTGCGGGGCTGAGCAATCGTGAACACTAACAGCCACGCACTCAGTATTGATTTGACAAGTGGAGTAGGTAAAGAATTCTATAATAATCGGGATTCTATGTGTGGCCGAATGGAAGACACCGAGGCTTTAACCGGTCCCGAGTCACAAGACAGCGATGCGGATCCGCATGCACGGACAATCACATCCGATGTCTCCATAGCACTAGTGCTGCAGTTTTGATGCAGCTTTTATTAGGGAGGCAATCTAGACCTTGCTTCATCAGGCTTTAGTCTATGGTACAGGTATACTCGTGCAGCAACACCCAGGAGAGGGGGCAGGGCATTGCCTTCCAGAGTCGGACTGATGCATAGCTGGAACTACGCATATGCGGATCCGTCGGTTATATCTATTGACAAGGATAATGATAGGTGTTTAACCCTGACTGCCAGCAATATTTAAGGACTCTGTTCTCTCCGACCAAGTGTATCGTATCTCAAAATATCGTCGAAGTGAAGAACAATATCTCACTAAGCTCATTTACGTTTCTATCTTCTTGTCAACCTCGAACATATCTACCTTGTACATCTCCATAAGTCATGCCCGTAAGAAGGGAACTCGCCGATAATGCCACGCGTGGCCCCACTGATGGAAATTACGCCGATGAACTCGACGTTGATGTCCTGATTGTGGGTGCCGGCTTCGGCGGTATCTATTCTCTGTACGAAATGCGAAAGCTCGGGCTCAAAGCTGTCATCTATGAAGCGGGAAATGATATTGGTGGCACCTGGAGATGGAACTGTTATCCCGGCGCGGGTGTGGACTCGGAGGTGCCCGAGTATCAGTTATCGATCCCGGAAACCTGGAAGGACTGGACGTGGTCGACCAATTATCCCAACTATGAGGATCTGCGCAAGTACTTCGATCATGTGGACAAGGTCCTCGATATCAAAAAGGACTGTGCATTCAACAGCGTGGTCGTCGGCGCGCACTTCCATACAGTGGAAGGCCGCTGGCACATTCGGACTGCGGATGGAAGGACTGCACGCGCGAAATATTTCATCATCGCTGCCGGTTTTGCGGCGAAGCG
Proteins encoded in this window:
- a CDS encoding glycoside hydrolase family protein (predicted protein), whose protein sequence is MRLTSPMSLVMPMAILGISTIQGAAAKCSDGLVNVVFNIGHGGYTKQRWEKIHSASNWLTFNFGFDEKQIPMLGNNKTAVDDAIDAVNGPNPPDFMLTFNEPDNLYGSHPRKVILQPEEAANLIKPLLRRRGNHTKFIAPVPAFEKLTWLPEFFGNCSCQDAFSAYNVHIYNKTVDEAITRINAFHQKWNDKPLWITEIAPGQYTGACPNPVPWNHTTEFMRDIFAWGERTEWIHKIFWNSANEISCGDTNVAASFLLDFNDNPTPLLDPFNKLTCS
- a CDS encoding serine hydrolase domain-containing protein (beta-lactamase class C and other penicillin binding proteins); this encodes MDSPASACSYEELHISNPTTQMSQLTPNVTGSLQARVDEACADQEKGIPGAVVVMVGKDGLEYFAHASGKRGYGSSEPMTLDNIFWIASCTKFITGIACMQLVEQGLLSLDDSAQVETICPELKRVQVLQDDGSLVDKRQGITLRMLLAHTAGFGYSFFNEKLRDYSKPVGYDEFSGSSYDMLQPLVNQPGERWEYGVNIDWAGLLVERVTGLSLNDYFHQNIFEPLDLHNISMFPNASMKSRLAHMNSRAPDGQLSPRDHLLRRPLIVEDARDIACCFNSGGAGCFAKPQEYCQILATLLNDGISPTTNKQILRKATVDLMFENQIPQFPNFAAQEIPPAKADLTNRIAHLYPSATPPGWGLTCMLTGGSTGRSAQTGHWAGLPNLWWWCDRPKGIAGMVCTQILPFADAQVLGLWSDMESLVYKGLDL